CAAAAAAATCCAATGCACTTTTACGTTTCTTATTATCTGTGATCATCcagtatttcaaagcaaaaatgttaTGTGGTGGTGATGTGACAAGTTTCATGatatttctgcaaaacactgaAGAGGTTTTagcatttctgagaaattttcTTATGGGAAGTTTTTGTCTTAGACAAAGGGGaactttttttctggagaaaaaaatcaacgctcctgaaaaaaaacacctctcttttttttaatgaattaattcTGTGATATAAATAATGAATGTGTATACTGTTTACATTCAAATAACTCAGAGACCTTAGAACTCAAAGGTCCTCCTACTTCCTCCTCCATACAGTAAATTCTTCATAGACATTACAGACACAACAGAATTACAATTTTTTCATACATATTTGTATCTGTTATGATTATTCAGGATGCTTTTGGTAATGCAGCCTGATCCCTATATCCTCCCCGAAGTCACTCTGAATACAAACACAAGCAATGGAGCAGCAGAGGTTGACATTCTTCTATTGTTCTTGCAATTTAAGACTTagttcctttttcctttggaacTGATCATTCCAGGTCAGAAGCTGGGTGCAAACAAGCAAATTCCCTGACTTCCAGTCTCCACCTTGTCTTAAATTAGTTTTGTTCTCTTCTAATGGGGGAaaacaataaatgaaaacattaggAGTACTACATAGTATCTCTTAAGATCAAAAAGAATGGAATCAGAGGCAGTTGAAGATGACATTGTTAATCTAATACAAGACACAGATTGGACTTGGATAAGAACTATGCTACTTCAAGTTTTCCATAGACAAAAGTACTCATGACATACCTGAATGGTTTtagttttttcctttcacaccAAATTCCAGTGCTTTTTGCACGACTTGTTCATTCTCTTCTGGGTAAACTGAAGAAGTGCAGTAAACAATCGATTGTACTTgaactacaaaataaaattttaaaagatttcaaTGTTAAAATCCTCGATACACAGTGGTTTGGTAAGGACTAAAACCAGTATGAAAATGATGCTTGTATGCTATTTTTACCAATAAAGTACACTCTCCTGCACGTGAGCTTTTTAACAATTGAAATCTTTTCAAATACTGGCAGATTTCAGCACAAATTCAGGGCTGTCTTTTCACACATCTGCTaaaggaaaggcagaagaaagtGGCAGTTTGATGATGGACTACATTTACAACTTAGCCAAAACTGAGCCTGACTCAGGCAGTTGTTTATGCAAACCCAAAGGCTGTTGTATTAATAGCTGGTAAATATCACAACACAAAAACCCTTAAGCTTGAGCAAATCGTTATTTGGAGGTTAAACATCTACTGTTAACTCAGACAAATCGGTGTATTTTTAACAATATAAATCTAGTTGCAGTACAATCAAATTGACAgtataaaaaaatcttttcaggaAACTGACTGCCAACACACTTACATTTCATTGCATGCATCAACTCATTCAGCTGCCTCTCAGCGAGAACACAGAGTTTATCCTTAGACACAGATCCTTGGTAGAGGTCTTTCAGCAATCCTGCATCTAAATGCAAAAAGTTGTCATTTATTAACATGGCTGCTCTTGGTCTTGTCTTAACATTCTGCTTGCGGAAAAACTTTGGTAGCAGACCTGGTGGTCGCTGGTACAGCGAGAAGGCAGGCCTTATGGATTACAGTACCACGAGAGTACCTAAGCAATTCTTTCCTTGTCAAGTTTACCTCTAATTGCTGCTGcctcttctttgtttctgtttaatgGAAGCTGAACAATGAGTATTATAAATAGTCATTAAAGGAGTGTGATTAATAAAAAGTTACATACTTGTATATTGACATAAATTTGCTGTCTTTTTGCTTGAAAAGAAAGGCAATATATGCTCTTCTCCCCAGAACAACCTTCAAACTTCATACCATTGACTGGAAATTGCTTTCACAAAATGCTCCTAACCCTTCAGTGCCACAcagaaagattttgttttcttattaagAATTCTAAGGTAGGACAAATACATTCCTACTCACTTTCTATGGAAAAATCTGAGTAATTGATTATACATtaatctcttttgtttttccattgtAGTCTGCATATACGTCACACACAGAGAATTATGCAAGTCATTAATATATCTTTTATAGTAGTTTAAAGGAAGTTTTGTGTAAAAAGATTGCATTTTATCAGAGCAGCTGTATTGTTCAAATCACAATACCTAAGGAAATATTCCTACCAGAAAGCATGCATTAGCTATGGTATCAGAAGTTACCTCCATGTTCagtcaaaataaaatctattgGATTACTAAAACTGAGTCCAGAGCACCGTGGTGTCAACAAAATAACTTTTGCATTTTGAAGTCTGGGATCTTTTGGTTCAATCTCAGTGAAGTCTTCATATAACAACtgaatatctgaaataaaaaaaaaggggggtgAGGGGTTTGAAACTCAGCAGTTCGGTCCTAAAGCAAGCCTGCCTAATTTTAAAGTGATGGGGTTGAAGAGACAATAGTGTTACACAAAATTCCACAAAGCTACAGCCTGCTGGACCAGACCCCCCAGCATCCCACTGATTTCAGGCAGACTGAGGGATTAAGCCTTAGCATCTTCCACTGAAGAGATTGCTAATTGGTGGCCATCTTGTTACTGTTTGATCACAACCTCTGGGTAAACTGGACAAATGTATAAATTAGCAATCTCAGAAACAGGCAAAAATCAACCTGAAAAGCAACAGTAAAGACACCAGATACACGGATGCCACAGTTTGCAGATCCCAGCCATTACACAGGAACTACTTATGTGGAGAACTTCTTTGTAACATTTCAGGAATCTGGCTAATCTGCAACCTTGTTGAGCCTGATTGTAGCTAAGGAGTTGTCAATTCACTCTACGACAAAAAAATCTATTACTACCCTCCCAAACCTTCAAAGAAGGATCTCTAAATTCTGATAGATTTATGACCCATTTATAGTTATCACAAACTCTATCAAAATCTATTTACAATACCTTCTGCATACCAACTGTTTCAACACATACTTTTACATCCCATGTGACTGAACAAGTCTTCCAGTTCAGCTGCTTTTGCAGAAGTTTTTACACCACAAACAAAgactgtggctgtgctgtgactTCTCAGTGCTGACATATGAGCGACGGTGAGGTGGGAGCCCAGGTGAGCCACAATAACGTCATCATCTGTATTCAACAGTGCCTGTACAGAATGTACAGCAATGCTGCGAGACTTATCCTACAAAACAGTGACACAAAAATTCAGTGTTACCAACTATCTGGGTTTCTCTGAGCACCAATCTTCTTTTCCAAATCAGGAAATTAATTCACTATTTTCATGataaatagaaaagagaggagaagaaagaactAATCACATATAGCTGCTAATATGGAATTTTTAAGAAGACAAAATCAAGCATCTTAAGTCAAAAATCACTAAATTTCACTTAAATCAGAGGGCTTTGGGCAATGTGATCATGCAATGTgcccctgcccatggcaggttGGGTGGAACTGGATTTTTAAATGTCCCTTGCAACTTCAACCTTCCTATGATTCCTGTGATTGCATGATCTTTCCAACCCGAattattctgttctgtttgtcATTATCCCATCAGAAATATTCATAATATTCCTCTTCAGCTACAGAATGTGAATATTTGCATACTGGCATCTTCTAAGTGGGAATAGTGTACTGAGTTACACAGAAACTTGCctcatattttcagaagtgcagcCACATTTTCAATCACTTTtgacagttttaaaattaattttacaacattttattactttaattaTGAACTATGAGTACTAGTATTTTCATGCAGATCTTAATAAATGAATCTGTTTCTGAACTTCTGATTTTTAAACATGTCCAAAAGCTTCTCAGAGTATGTTTCTGCCTGCTTGATGTAATAGGGCAGTCACACAGTACGTGACCTTATTTGAATGTAAAGCATCATTTTGCTTTGCAGGTTCATATTACTCACTCAAGGGTGGCACCAACTCACCTGCAGTAAGAGTTTGCAATCTGCAAATAGATCTAAATTAAGCAGTTCGTCTttaagagaggaagggaaaaacaaaacgtTGTGGCAATGCTGGTCCAAACAGTAAGTATAACCCTTGAAGTCTGACATAGATTCAACTTCAGTGAATCCCTTACTCTTCAAATCTCTGAAGACATCTTGAAGGCTGTTAACATACAGTTCTGACCATTAAATATACACCACCTTCATAAGCAACATAACTCGCATTGATGTTGATCACtgacttttatttctttaatgtcTACATTGGTGTACACATCTCTACACCTGTGGCTGTGTAAAACATATATTGCATCTGTGTATAAAACGTTTGTATagattacacacacacacaagtaaAATAGTAGCACTATGTGACATAGGAGGGGAAATCACACTACTGCAGGCTTTGAAGTTCTTGTTTTGACTCTTAAGTTAGTAAGTGCGATAACACAGATGAAGAAGGACGTGTGTGTCTCCAGAGAATGATTCAAAGCACTGATATGTCCTTGAGCTCAGGAGACCCTGTAACAATTTTACTGCCAGAATTGCTTGGTTCTTTCAATTGCTTTCAATGTATCCCAGTTGGCCAATGAATTTAACAATTACTATCTGAAGTAATCCTTGTGTGAATGTAATAAAGGCATAAATGCTGAAGTTTGAAATTCAAATATCATGAAGATTTAAAGGCATATATACCAAAAACTTGTACATTGAACAAGCAGTTCTAAACAGTGCTACGAGCTTACGTGATGTTTTAAAGGCAGGGTCAACACTGCAGCCATTAAATCTCAGTCTGAGCTAAAGTGTGAAAGATTGCAGTCAGACACTTTATCTTAAGAAAACCATAACCACCTATAAGCATAGAATATTGGTCCGAGACAAAAGTATTGAAAACTCCTGAATACATgataaaatgcattatttgtATAACAGAATGGATAACGAGACTGGAAACACCAGCGTCACACACTTGATGTCACAGTGAATGATGATTAAAAGAATCATTAGTAGTTGACACAGTCTTTACATAATAAACACTGCTTTGAAGTATTTTATCTGTCTTAGCACCCTTTGCCAATGTTATTGTTTATACCAATATGCACAGAATGGCTTAAGTAGGAAAAAACCTTAAATAgcacctgtcttttttttttttactaaaagtttctctgtttttcttcatgaaatttACTTGCCCTCGTAGGGAGATCaagtcaggaaaaaaactaCTCATTTGGTGAATATCCACATAATCAATAGTCTATAACAAATCTTTTGTATCTTCCATTTACATTAATGGAAGTTCATTAATGGAAGTTCATTAATACAGTTAGCGTAATGtataaaactttaaaacaaacagcataGTCCAACATTGTTCTACTAAGCAGGACTTTTATAAGAAACTTAAATTATCAGCAATCAACTAGCCTGGAAATTTTACAAGAGTGCAGCAAACTATCCAATAATGTATGTAAAAGCTAAAATATTAGGTGACACTTTTAAGATGTTACCTGGTCTTCAGTGTATTTATCCAAGCACATAAAGGCAAGGCAGAAGCTCTTTGTTCATGCTTCCTTATAGTTTCTGGTAGAAAGTATTCAATTGAAAGAGCATCATACTTGATGCGACATCTTGCCAGTGCAGCTGCCAATTTGATCCTAAACCTAAAAAATATAGTCATAAGCTTactatgttttttaaaatgttggcACCGACTACTTACAGgtaatatttctgttaaaacagACTCTTGCTTGGAAACCAACAGCGACATCTCGCTTTGCAAGTTCATAGAGAAAATATATAGGTATAGGTATTTTACTGTAGAGTAGTATGACTGAGACTACTGTCTTTGAGCATACACAGGCCTGGAATTATGGCAGACAAGTCTCCAAAagttgtaaaaaataaaatattaaaaagtggAGGGGGAGAGAAAGTATGGATTTGGAACTGCAATCTACAGAATATAATCACACTTTTGCTGGACATTCAGTGATTGAAATATAAGCACGTGCATAAAGAAAGGTGACCTCTAACCAGGTAGAGAAATGACAGAATTGTGATGGCAGCCAGCAGGTGGTTTTGTTATTACATGAAAGTGTCAGACTAAATATTTCTGGTCTTTTGTTCCCAAAAGCTTTATGCCTATTTTTGACGTGTGAtacttcaaaacaaataaaatttattaGTGTTAAGGTATATCACTGCCTGCCCTCCATAAACACCTTGCACATAGGATGCTCGTGAAATTTTAGGGCTATTCTACATCTAGCAGCAGTACAATTCTGTCTAAAAAATGGCAGCAGACTTAGGAAATGTTCACTTGAACACtacttaaaatgtttattttacgtattgtcttttttttttttcctctaattacTTAATATGTATTTAACAAAGTTTCATAATAGCAGTATTGCTAAATAAAGGAATGCTATTCCATTCTATAACCCTTTGGCCCTTGACTTTTACATTCACATTTTTACATTCACATTTCTGAGTGTAACGTTTATGATACACATTGATGCCTTCTGTGCAAtgtatttatgaatatttaGCAAATGTATAGTGAACTGTACAATTTATGAACGAGTGTAGACATATTTATGAATGTCtgctaaatatttcatttattttttcctaaaattatATGAAAGTAGTTTCAAGAGCTACAGAATAAGCTACCTATTTCTAGTAAAATAATTTGCAATATACGCTGTTAGCAGTGTTTTTCGTATTACAGGAGTAAGAAAGTTTCCCTTCAAATCACTTTCTcatcaaaaattaaaacaaattttgcaAGATTTCAAGATAAAAGGTATCTGTAATATTCAAAATCAGTTGCtataaaattctgtatttctgctaaTATATACCACCGCCAACAACAAAATTCTTAGTACATGTACCTGAATAGAAAATTCTCTATTTCTCGAACTTCTGCTATAGGTTCCTCCTCACTGGATGTCACTCGTGCTTCAAACTCTCTGTCTTGCAGGTCATAAAGCATCACAAGAAGCAGGCTGGTTAATTCATCCGGCTGCAACAGAAGAACAGCTGAATAGAGAACAAGGCACTTTGCctcatttctggaaaaaaaaaagtaccataTCAAGCTGTGTAAGACACAGAACAACTCCAATGAAACACTTTTTTCTATCAGTTTCTTTCATAGGATTCTTTGGATATAGTAACTGATGAGCTCAAGCCATTACATTACAAGCATTCAGAACAGTGGTAAAAATCTCTTTCCCATGCCTAAATGTTCAACTTAGGCAGCAACTCCTTCTTAAAGACAGGCATTACC
Above is a window of Meleagris gallopavo isolate NT-WF06-2002-E0010 breed Aviagen turkey brand Nicholas breeding stock chromosome 4, Turkey_5.1, whole genome shotgun sequence DNA encoding:
- the NSUN7 gene encoding LOW QUALITY PROTEIN: putative methyltransferase NSUN7 (The sequence of the model RefSeq protein was modified relative to this genomic sequence to represent the inferred CDS: inserted 1 base in 1 codon), with protein sequence MKISDEKGAAEKRTMTLIKKNVCHDSVYINAAKIFQGIHNKKPKDRMLVRYGDDSVSPMLILKDEYSQRLSYELAFSALKYQDLLEEILLDSHVYPCHSIPDELTSLLLVMLYDLQDREFEARVTSSEEEPIAEVREIENFLFRFRIKLAAALARCRIKYDALSIEYFLPETIRKHEQRASALPLCAWINTLKTSLQDVFRDLKSKGFTEVESMSDFKGYTYCLDQHCHNVLFFPSSLKDELLNLDLFADCKLLLQDKSRSIAVHSVQALLNTDDDVIVAHLGSHLTVAHMSALRSHSTATVFVCGVKTSAKAAELEDLFSHMGCKNIQLLYEDFTEIEPKDPRLQNAKVILLTPRCSGLSFSNPIDFILTEHGDAGLLKDLYQGSVSKDKLCVLAERQLNELMHAMKFQVQSIVYCTSSVYPEENEQVVQKALEFGVKGXKLKPFRVIPPVLPECSNPESCTDSFFKIEPSEISSGCFLAVIARETDSSETVSAKDVLSNAAAKGLLLDSIPGKSKKKEKQEKVTQRAHTRIEPKTAEVPHPEAVSNKKAAVVVSKVESKRKKKNSIQPSGHTQLKKPTINPVSDTGVPKVRKQTSVVKVHRKQTQTRKPRAECRKMLAVKLVEIVFPPVISPYGCPQGNQSRMPAHISLLQSRQRNRSLREAREPPPVSKVVKPTVLRNSQSGL